One stretch of Desulfocurvus vexinensis DSM 17965 DNA includes these proteins:
- a CDS encoding 2-oxoacid:ferredoxin oxidoreductase subunit beta: protein MIDIKEYGEFNTSWCPGCGNFGIMDAVRAALSRQGIAPHQFVYVSGIGQAAKAPHYIRCNGFNGLHGRSLPAAQAIRLANTGLPVLVSSGDGCSYGEGGNHFLAAIRRNVNITLLAHDNQIYGLTKGQASPTTMQGHVTKAQPLGAPSAAFNPVAVAVAMRCGFVARGFAGDKEHLAGLIVAAMQHEGFALVDILQPCVSFNKVNTYAWYKERCRPLPESYDPTDWQTAMTTAATFGEEIPVGVIYREDKPGFETRLPQLAGPPLAARGRDLAAVARVLEAFA from the coding sequence ATGATCGACATCAAGGAATACGGCGAGTTCAACACCTCCTGGTGCCCGGGCTGCGGCAACTTCGGCATCATGGACGCCGTGCGCGCGGCGCTGTCGCGCCAGGGCATCGCCCCGCACCAGTTCGTGTACGTCTCGGGCATCGGCCAGGCGGCCAAGGCCCCGCACTACATCCGCTGCAATGGCTTCAACGGCCTGCATGGCCGTTCCCTGCCTGCGGCCCAGGCCATCCGCCTGGCCAACACGGGCCTGCCGGTGCTGGTGTCCAGCGGCGACGGATGCAGCTACGGCGAGGGCGGCAACCACTTCCTGGCGGCCATCCGGCGCAACGTGAACATCACGCTGCTGGCCCACGACAACCAGATCTACGGCCTGACCAAGGGCCAGGCCAGCCCGACCACCATGCAGGGCCATGTGACCAAGGCCCAGCCCCTGGGCGCGCCCTCGGCGGCCTTCAACCCCGTGGCCGTGGCCGTGGCCATGCGCTGCGGCTTCGTGGCCCGGGGTTTTGCGGGCGACAAGGAGCACCTGGCCGGGCTCATCGTGGCCGCCATGCAGCACGAGGGCTTCGCCCTGGTGGACATCCTCCAGCCCTGCGTGTCCTTCAACAAGGTCAACACCTACGCCTGGTACAAGGAGCGCTGCCGCCCGCTGCCCGAGAGCTACGACCCCACGGACTGGCAGACGGCCATGACCACGGCGGCCACCTTTGGCGAGGAGATCCCCGTGGGCGTCATCTACCGCGAGGACAAGCCGGGCTTCGAGACCCGCCTGCCGCAGCTTGCCGGGCCGCCCCTGGCCGCGCGCGGGCGCGATCTGGCGGCCGTGGCCCGGGTCCTGGAAGCGTTTGCCTAG
- the clpP gene encoding ATP-dependent Clp endopeptidase proteolytic subunit ClpP — MPTVPIVIETTGRTERAYDIYSRLLRDRIILLGTAIDDHVASLVCAQLLFLESENPEKPINLYVNSPGGVVTAGMAIYDTMQYISAPVSTVCIGQASSMGAVLLAAGEPGMRFALPHARILIHQPLGGMQGQATDIDIHAREILRMREMLNGILAQHTGKKLKKIAEDTERDYFMGPQEAKDYGIIDKILVSRKELPEQAKE; from the coding sequence ATGCCCACCGTGCCGATAGTCATCGAAACCACCGGGCGCACCGAGCGTGCCTACGACATCTATTCGCGCCTTCTGCGCGACCGCATCATCCTGCTGGGCACGGCCATCGACGACCATGTGGCCAGCCTGGTCTGCGCGCAGCTGTTGTTCCTGGAATCCGAAAACCCGGAAAAACCCATCAACCTGTACGTCAATTCCCCGGGCGGGGTGGTCACGGCAGGCATGGCCATCTACGACACCATGCAGTACATTTCCGCCCCCGTGTCCACGGTGTGCATCGGCCAGGCGTCGAGCATGGGCGCCGTGCTGCTTGCGGCGGGCGAACCTGGTATGCGTTTTGCTTTGCCTCACGCGCGCATCCTCATCCACCAGCCCCTGGGCGGGATGCAGGGCCAGGCCACGGACATCGACATCCACGCCCGCGAAATCCTGCGCATGCGCGAGATGTTGAACGGCATCCTGGCCCAGCACACCGGCAAGAAGCTCAAGAAGATCGCCGAGGACACCGAGCGCGACTACTTCATGGGCCCCCAGGAGGCCAAGGACTACGGCATCATCGACAAGATTCTGGTATCGCGCAAGGAACTGCCGGAACAAGCCAAGGAGTAG
- the clpX gene encoding ATP-dependent Clp protease ATP-binding subunit ClpX → MSDKKMGLPPELSCSFCGKGQDEVQRLIAGPEVYICDECVGLCNEIIAQESVSEEVEEGRLLTPEEIKKLLDEYVIGQSNPKKTLAVAVHNHYKRVFYAGKAKNDVELDKSNILLIGPTGSGKTLLAQTLARVLKVPFAIADATTLTEAGYVGEDVENILVQLLQNADYDIEAASRGIIYVDEIDKIARKGDSPSITRDVSGEGVQQALLKIIEGTEANIPPKGGRKHPQQEFIRMNTSNILFILGGAFIGLEKIVQSRREGSGLGFGAELRKTQEARTDELIRNVSPDDLVKFGLIPEFVGRIPVVASLDELTEEDLVRILTEPRNALTKQYQKLFELDDVRLRFTTNALAAVAKKALARKTGARGLRSVLEGVMLDIMYRLPSLEGVKECVINSAVVENAQEPLLIFHSEVKSA, encoded by the coding sequence ATGTCCGACAAGAAGATGGGCCTGCCCCCCGAGCTGAGCTGCTCGTTCTGCGGCAAGGGGCAGGACGAGGTGCAGCGGCTCATCGCCGGGCCCGAAGTCTATATCTGCGACGAATGCGTCGGCCTGTGCAACGAGATCATCGCCCAGGAAAGCGTCTCCGAGGAGGTCGAGGAAGGCCGCCTGCTCACCCCCGAGGAGATCAAGAAGCTCCTGGACGAGTACGTCATCGGCCAGTCCAACCCCAAGAAGACCCTGGCCGTGGCCGTGCACAACCACTACAAGCGCGTGTTCTACGCGGGCAAGGCCAAGAACGACGTGGAGCTGGACAAGAGCAACATCCTGCTCATCGGCCCCACAGGCTCGGGCAAGACCCTGCTGGCCCAGACCCTGGCCCGCGTGCTCAAGGTGCCCTTCGCCATCGCCGACGCCACGACCCTGACCGAGGCGGGCTATGTCGGCGAGGACGTGGAGAACATCCTCGTCCAACTCTTGCAGAACGCCGACTACGACATCGAGGCCGCCTCGCGGGGCATCATCTACGTGGACGAGATCGACAAGATCGCCCGCAAGGGCGACAGCCCGTCCATCACCCGCGACGTGTCCGGCGAGGGCGTGCAGCAGGCCCTGCTCAAGATCATCGAGGGCACCGAGGCCAACATCCCGCCCAAGGGCGGGCGCAAGCACCCGCAGCAGGAGTTCATCCGCATGAACACCTCGAACATCCTGTTCATCCTGGGCGGGGCGTTCATCGGCCTGGAGAAGATCGTCCAGAGCCGGCGCGAGGGCAGCGGGCTGGGCTTCGGCGCGGAGCTGCGCAAGACCCAGGAGGCCCGCACCGACGAGCTCATCCGCAACGTCAGCCCCGACGATCTGGTCAAGTTCGGGCTGATCCCCGAGTTCGTGGGCCGCATCCCCGTGGTCGCCAGCCTGGACGAGCTGACCGAGGAAGACCTGGTGCGCATCCTCACCGAGCCGCGCAACGCCCTGACCAAGCAGTACCAGAAGCTCTTCGAGCTCGACGACGTGCGCCTGCGCTTCACCACCAACGCCCTGGCGGCGGTGGCCAAGAAGGCCCTGGCGCGCAAGACCGGCGCGCGCGGCCTGCGCAGCGTGCTCGAAGGCGTGATGCTCGACATCATGTACCGCCTGCCTTCCCTGGAGGGCGTCAAGGAGTGCGTCATCAACAGCGCCGTGGTGGAAAACGCCCAGGAACCGCTTTTGATCTTCCACTCCGAGGTCAAGTCCGCCTAG
- a CDS encoding 2-oxoacid:acceptor oxidoreductase subunit alpha: protein MPEHCVNLMIGGAAGQGLSTVGQLLAKSLVRGGYEVLVRQDFMSRVRGGHNTFLIRAATFPLDAPREAVDLLMALNQESVDLHLGELAPGGAVFADAGLDRRGAPGRGVPFAELAPKPIFNNVAALGVLAGALGLDPAIPKALLGETFAKKGQAVVAQNHEVLDAAYAWVRGEKMPVDPLPPVADPPRRLMLTGNEALALGALAAGVNFCSYYPMTPGTSIAQTLVAHGRALGVVVEQAEDEIAAMNMGLGAAYAGARALVPTAGGGFALMTEAVSLAGVTETPIVCAVAQRPGPATGLATRTEQADLNLVLHAGHGEFPRAVFAPGTVEEFFHLTHRAFDLAERFQSPVFVLSDQYMANSYRSVAPFDLEALPEPAAPLRQWTGKEPYARYAVTDSGVSPRLLPGFTDQLVLADSHEHVESGHMSEAIEVRNTMQDKRLRKGAGLLAEAVAPTWDGPQAPELMLVCWGSTRGAALDAARDLRGQGRAVGVLHFSQVWPLNEEQYLGYFQAAGRVVCVEGNSTGQFEQLLRQQSCLRMDGHIRKYDGRTFTPEYILRALGALGLA, encoded by the coding sequence ATGCCAGAACACTGTGTCAATCTGATGATCGGCGGCGCCGCAGGCCAGGGGCTGTCCACCGTGGGCCAGCTGCTGGCCAAAAGCCTGGTGCGCGGCGGCTACGAGGTCCTGGTGCGCCAGGATTTCATGTCCCGCGTGCGCGGCGGGCACAACACCTTCCTCATCCGCGCCGCCACCTTTCCCCTGGACGCCCCGCGCGAGGCCGTGGACCTGCTCATGGCCCTGAACCAGGAGAGCGTGGACCTGCACCTGGGCGAGCTGGCCCCGGGCGGGGCGGTGTTCGCCGACGCCGGGCTGGACCGGCGGGGCGCGCCGGGCCGGGGCGTGCCCTTCGCCGAGCTGGCGCCCAAGCCCATTTTCAACAACGTGGCCGCCCTGGGCGTGCTGGCGGGCGCCCTGGGCCTGGACCCCGCCATCCCCAAGGCCCTGCTGGGCGAGACCTTCGCCAAGAAGGGTCAGGCCGTGGTGGCCCAGAACCACGAGGTGCTGGACGCGGCCTACGCCTGGGTGCGCGGCGAAAAAATGCCCGTGGACCCGCTGCCGCCCGTGGCCGACCCGCCCCGGCGGCTGATGCTCACGGGCAACGAGGCCCTGGCCCTGGGCGCCCTGGCCGCCGGGGTCAATTTCTGCTCCTACTACCCCATGACCCCGGGCACTTCCATCGCCCAGACCCTGGTGGCCCATGGCCGCGCCCTGGGGGTGGTGGTGGAGCAGGCCGAGGACGAGATCGCGGCCATGAACATGGGCCTGGGCGCGGCCTATGCGGGGGCGCGCGCCCTGGTGCCCACCGCAGGCGGCGGCTTCGCGCTGATGACCGAGGCCGTGAGCCTGGCCGGGGTCACGGAAACGCCCATCGTCTGCGCCGTGGCCCAGCGGCCCGGCCCGGCCACGGGGCTGGCCACGCGCACCGAGCAGGCCGACCTGAACCTCGTGCTCCACGCCGGGCACGGCGAGTTCCCCCGGGCGGTCTTCGCCCCGGGCACGGTGGAGGAATTCTTCCACCTGACCCACCGCGCCTTTGACCTGGCCGAGCGCTTCCAGTCCCCAGTGTTCGTGCTCTCGGACCAGTACATGGCCAATTCCTACCGCAGCGTGGCGCCTTTCGACCTGGAGGCGCTGCCCGAGCCCGCCGCGCCGCTGCGCCAGTGGACGGGCAAAGAGCCCTACGCGCGCTACGCCGTGACCGACAGCGGCGTGTCGCCGCGCCTGCTGCCCGGATTCACGGACCAATTGGTGCTGGCCGACTCCCACGAGCACGTGGAAAGCGGGCACATGAGCGAGGCCATTGAGGTGCGCAACACCATGCAGGACAAGCGCCTGCGCAAGGGCGCGGGCCTGCTGGCCGAGGCCGTGGCGCCGACCTGGGACGGGCCGCAGGCCCCGGAGCTCATGCTCGTGTGCTGGGGCTCCACCCGGGGCGCGGCCCTGGATGCCGCGCGCGACCTGCGCGGGCAGGGCCGGGCCGTGGGCGTCTTGCATTTCAGCCAGGTCTGGCCGCTCAACGAGGAGCAGTATCTGGGCTATTTCCAGGCCGCCGGGCGCGTGGTCTGCGTCGAGGGCAACAGCACCGGGCAGTTCGAGCAGCTCCTGCGCCAGCAGAGCTGCCTGCGCATGGACGGGCACATCCGCAAGTACGACGGCCGGACATTCACCCCGGAATACATCCTGCGGGCCCTTGGCGCCCTCGGGCTGGCATAG
- a CDS encoding DsrE family protein: MKKIVLFPFRGEALCFVHVMLNALDMQERGHDVHLVLEGASVTLVPELAAPGNAFHGLYVRLKASGVLDGACKACATKLGVADALRAEGITLIGSMSGHPAMGDYLDRGYEVITF; the protein is encoded by the coding sequence ATGAAGAAGATCGTGCTGTTTCCGTTTCGCGGCGAGGCCCTGTGCTTCGTCCACGTGATGCTCAACGCCCTGGACATGCAGGAGCGCGGTCATGACGTGCACCTGGTGCTCGAGGGCGCCTCGGTGACGCTGGTGCCGGAGCTGGCCGCCCCGGGCAACGCCTTCCACGGCCTGTACGTCCGGCTCAAGGCCTCGGGCGTGCTGGACGGGGCCTGCAAGGCCTGCGCGACCAAGCTCGGCGTGGCCGACGCCCTGCGCGCCGAGGGCATCACGCTCATCGGCTCCATGAGCGGGCACCCGGCCATGGGCGACTATCTGGACCGCGGATACGAGGTCATCACCTTCTAG
- a CDS encoding dual CXXC motif small (seleno)protein, with translation MWNTPTLFGGPRQADARMACKECQGSLRVIRSCREVYLFCGQCGGKFQLDAYAEYLDQIEEFMLNIPCDRI, from the coding sequence ATGTGGAACACACCCACCCTGTTCGGCGGGCCCCGCCAGGCCGACGCCAGGATGGCCTGCAAAGAGTGCCAGGGCTCCCTGCGCGTGATCCGCTCCTGCCGGGAGGTCTACCTCTTCTGCGGCCAGTGCGGCGGCAAGTTCCAGCTCGACGCCTACGCCGAATACCTCGACCAGATCGAGGAATTCATGCTCAACATCCCCTGCGACCGCATCTAG
- the lon gene encoding endopeptidase La, which translates to MSNFVMVDNDPRSEELRLPLMSLREVVMFPRSIVPLFVGREASVKAIETALANFNKKIFLVAQRSPEQERPTPDDLFDIGTVSKILQLLRLPDGTIKVLFEGLYRARWTPAEGLVPLDLKGPKDAKAEFPMAVVRRVPDFEADSADAEALVRATHEALEEYGKVNKKMAAETIVAISSLTNAGRLADAVMPHLKVDYTRKQEILEQADPLRRLEETYALLQSEIEIASLEKKIKSRVKDQMERNQREYYLNEQLKAINKEMGREDDPNVEVAELEKRLAEKVMPDENREKALRELKKLKQIPPSSAEYTVVRNYVDWILDLPWNVHKETDLNIEQARTILDEDHYGLEKPKERILEYLAVQSLVETMKGPILCLVGPPGVGKTSISKSVARATGREFVRLSLGGVRDEAEIRGHRRTYVGALPGKIIQALKRVKFNNPVFCLDEVDKMSMDFRGDPSAALLEVLDPEQNSTFNDHYLDMDYDLSKVFFITTANSLHSIPLPLQDRMEIIKLPGYLETEKMQIARNFLVPKQIREHGLKPENLSFSDSAVTEIIRRYTREAGVRSLEREVAAVCRKSAMKLVEEGDMERTVKITKQQLPQLLGVPKHSYGEKEDAPQVGVTTGLAYTELGGELLLVETALMPGTGRVEITGKLGEVMQESAKAALSYIRSRSDLFGLKRDFHKEIDIHVHVPEGAIPKDGPSAGITLATTLASALLNLPVDNELAMTGEITLRGRVLPIGGLREKLLAAHRGLIKKVLIPKENAKDLKDVPAAILRDLTIVEVANMDEVLAHALVCADPEKIFSGRGADLCPVAASLAKEAVEGPTH; encoded by the coding sequence ATGTCGAATTTCGTCATGGTGGACAACGACCCCCGCTCCGAAGAGCTGCGCCTGCCGCTCATGTCCCTGCGCGAGGTGGTCATGTTCCCGCGGTCCATCGTCCCGCTCTTCGTGGGACGTGAGGCCTCGGTGAAGGCCATTGAGACCGCCCTGGCCAACTTCAACAAGAAGATCTTCCTCGTCGCCCAGCGCAGCCCCGAGCAGGAGCGCCCCACCCCCGACGACCTCTTCGATATTGGCACCGTCAGCAAGATTCTCCAGCTCCTGCGCCTGCCCGACGGCACCATCAAGGTGCTCTTCGAGGGCCTGTACCGCGCGCGCTGGACGCCCGCCGAGGGCCTGGTGCCCCTGGACCTCAAGGGCCCCAAGGACGCCAAGGCCGAGTTCCCCATGGCCGTGGTGCGCCGCGTGCCCGACTTCGAGGCCGACTCCGCCGACGCCGAGGCCCTGGTGCGCGCCACCCACGAGGCCCTGGAGGAGTACGGCAAGGTCAACAAGAAAATGGCCGCCGAGACCATCGTGGCCATCTCGTCGCTGACCAACGCGGGCCGGCTGGCCGACGCGGTGATGCCTCATCTCAAGGTGGACTACACCCGCAAGCAGGAGATCCTCGAGCAGGCCGACCCCCTGCGCCGCCTGGAAGAGACCTACGCGCTGCTGCAAAGCGAGATCGAGATCGCCTCGCTGGAAAAGAAGATCAAGTCGCGCGTCAAGGACCAGATGGAGCGCAACCAGCGCGAGTACTACCTGAACGAGCAGCTTAAGGCCATCAACAAGGAGATGGGCCGCGAGGATGACCCCAACGTCGAGGTCGCCGAGCTGGAAAAGCGCCTGGCCGAGAAGGTCATGCCCGACGAGAACCGCGAGAAGGCCCTGCGCGAGCTGAAAAAGCTCAAGCAGATTCCGCCGTCCTCGGCGGAATACACCGTGGTGCGCAATTATGTGGACTGGATCCTCGACCTGCCCTGGAACGTCCACAAGGAAACGGACCTGAACATCGAGCAGGCCCGGACCATCCTCGACGAGGACCACTACGGCCTGGAAAAGCCCAAGGAGCGCATCCTCGAATATCTGGCCGTGCAGAGCCTGGTGGAGACCATGAAGGGCCCCATCCTGTGCCTGGTGGGCCCTCCCGGCGTGGGCAAGACCTCCATCTCCAAGTCCGTGGCGCGCGCCACGGGGCGCGAATTCGTGCGCCTGTCCCTGGGCGGGGTGCGCGACGAGGCCGAGATTCGCGGCCACCGGCGCACCTACGTGGGCGCGCTGCCCGGCAAGATCATCCAGGCCTTGAAGCGCGTGAAGTTCAACAACCCCGTGTTCTGCCTGGACGAAGTGGACAAGATGTCCATGGATTTCCGGGGCGACCCGTCGGCGGCGCTGCTCGAAGTCCTGGACCCCGAGCAGAACTCCACCTTCAACGACCACTACCTGGACATGGACTACGACCTGTCCAAGGTCTTCTTCATCACCACGGCCAACAGCCTGCACTCCATCCCCCTGCCGTTGCAGGACCGCATGGAGATCATCAAGCTGCCCGGCTACCTGGAGACGGAGAAGATGCAGATCGCCCGCAACTTCCTGGTGCCCAAGCAGATCCGCGAGCACGGCCTCAAGCCCGAGAACCTTTCGTTCTCCGACAGCGCCGTGACGGAGATCATCCGCCGCTACACCCGCGAGGCGGGCGTGCGTAGCCTGGAGCGCGAGGTGGCCGCCGTGTGCCGCAAGTCGGCCATGAAGCTGGTGGAAGAGGGCGACATGGAGCGGACGGTCAAGATCACCAAGCAGCAGCTGCCGCAGCTGCTCGGCGTGCCCAAGCACAGCTACGGCGAGAAGGAGGACGCCCCGCAGGTGGGCGTGACCACCGGGCTGGCCTACACCGAGCTGGGCGGCGAACTGCTGCTGGTGGAAACCGCGCTCATGCCCGGCACCGGGCGGGTGGAGATCACCGGCAAGCTCGGCGAGGTGATGCAGGAGTCGGCCAAGGCCGCCCTGTCCTACATCCGCTCGCGTTCGGACCTCTTCGGCCTCAAGCGCGACTTCCACAAGGAGATCGACATCCACGTCCACGTGCCCGAGGGCGCCATCCCCAAGGACGGGCCCAGCGCGGGCATCACCCTGGCCACCACCCTGGCCTCGGCGCTGCTCAACCTGCCCGTGGACAACGAGCTGGCCATGACCGGCGAGATCACCCTGCGCGGGCGCGTGCTGCCCATCGGCGGCCTGCGCGAGAAGCTGCTGGCCGCCCACCGGGGGCTGATCAAGAAGGTGCTCATCCCCAAGGAGAACGCCAAGGACCTGAAGGACGTGCCCGCCGCCATCCTGCGCGACCTGACCATCGTCGAGGTCGCCAACATGGACGAGGTGCTCGCCCACGCCCTGGTCTGCGCGGACCCGGAGAAGATCTTCTCCGGCCGCGGGGCGGACCTGTGCCCCGTGGCGGCCTCCCTGGCCAAGGAAGCCGTGGAGGGCCCGACCCACTAG
- the tig gene encoding trigger factor codes for MEYKVEELSPVERKVVVTVPVEEVDAAIQATVSVYRTTVDIKGFRKGKVPSQLVEGRFRQQICEEATTDLVNVHLNEIMGELGVQPMSRLDVDAGLLARGEAFTYSVKFEVAPTFEVPEYMGLEVEQEKPEVDPAEIQAVVDRIRENLAEMQTVTEDRTARDGDVVVVDFSAWQDGKAVDEIKANGFQMVLGDNQSLPEFEAIVKKLKPGENGEDDITFPEDFINRDFAGRTVTLRVKLHEIKAKVMPELDDTFAKKAGGFKDMAMLREAIENSYLESRRNLVRADAQKKLVDQLLAKVDFPLPPMVVEEHVDQLLGDFKQRVESQGRRLEALGKTPEELRGQFRPKAEEMVRTQMLLLAVAAKEGMAVTNEEVDRHLLQEAIRTKQDPETVRRYYEEHNLMFALKDRLLADKAVEKIYASAKVTEVAPAAPAQEGGEAKPARKAPAKKAAPKDADAPEAAKKPAAKAKKDGAEKKAPAKKSAPKADKADE; via the coding sequence ATGGAATACAAGGTCGAAGAGCTGTCCCCCGTCGAGCGCAAGGTGGTTGTCACCGTCCCCGTTGAAGAGGTGGACGCCGCCATCCAGGCCACCGTGTCCGTGTATCGCACCACGGTGGACATCAAGGGCTTCCGCAAGGGCAAGGTGCCGTCCCAGCTGGTGGAGGGCCGCTTCCGCCAGCAGATCTGCGAGGAGGCCACCACGGACCTGGTCAACGTCCACCTGAACGAGATCATGGGCGAGCTGGGCGTGCAGCCCATGTCGCGCCTGGACGTGGACGCCGGGCTGCTGGCGCGCGGCGAAGCCTTCACCTACAGCGTGAAGTTCGAGGTCGCCCCGACCTTCGAGGTGCCCGAGTACATGGGCCTCGAAGTGGAGCAGGAGAAGCCCGAGGTCGATCCCGCCGAGATCCAGGCCGTGGTGGATCGCATCCGCGAGAACCTGGCCGAGATGCAGACCGTCACCGAGGACCGCACCGCCCGCGACGGCGACGTGGTGGTGGTGGATTTCTCGGCCTGGCAGGACGGCAAGGCCGTGGACGAGATCAAGGCCAACGGCTTCCAGATGGTCCTGGGCGACAACCAGTCGCTGCCCGAGTTCGAGGCCATCGTGAAGAAGCTCAAGCCCGGGGAGAACGGCGAGGACGACATCACCTTCCCTGAGGACTTCATCAACCGCGATTTCGCGGGTCGCACCGTGACCCTGCGCGTGAAGCTGCACGAGATCAAGGCCAAGGTGATGCCCGAGCTGGACGACACCTTTGCCAAGAAGGCCGGCGGCTTCAAGGACATGGCCATGCTGCGCGAGGCCATCGAGAACTCCTATCTCGAGTCGCGCCGCAACCTGGTGCGCGCTGACGCCCAGAAGAAGCTGGTGGACCAGCTGCTGGCCAAGGTGGACTTCCCCCTGCCGCCCATGGTGGTCGAGGAGCATGTGGACCAGCTGCTGGGCGATTTCAAGCAGCGCGTGGAGAGCCAGGGCCGCCGTCTGGAAGCCCTGGGCAAGACCCCCGAGGAGCTGCGCGGCCAGTTCCGGCCCAAGGCCGAGGAGATGGTGCGCACCCAGATGCTGCTCCTGGCCGTGGCGGCCAAGGAGGGCATGGCCGTGACCAACGAGGAGGTGGACCGCCACCTGCTCCAGGAGGCCATCCGCACCAAGCAGGACCCCGAGACCGTGCGCCGGTACTACGAGGAGCACAACCTGATGTTCGCCCTCAAGGACCGCCTGCTGGCCGACAAGGCCGTGGAGAAGATCTACGCCAGCGCCAAGGTCACCGAGGTGGCCCCGGCGGCCCCGGCCCAGGAGGGCGGCGAGGCCAAGCCCGCCCGCAAGGCCCCGGCCAAGAAGGCCGCCCCCAAGGACGCCGACGCCCCCGAGGCCGCGAAGAAGCCCGCCGCCAAGGCCAAGAAGGACGGCGCGGAAAAGAAGGCCCCGGCAAAAAAATCCGCCCCCAAGGCGGACAAGGCCGACGAGTAG
- a CDS encoding FlgO family outer membrane protein — translation MRIAPLLTALLAALLALPALPAGADDATAARLARRNADAAGQQATFDPGAGTTATPMGKAHVDGARRPIYGTPGVNAGVLAPDGAGGYVWVGTSAPVPMPAEEHAAAREIRLQIREMAAQLFERGTQGLGGGVALPASFVNQDNLDSSSAFGRYIAEQMFYELNQLGVPVREYRTMAHIKTRPEEGEFVMTRDMAQAARPRPSGLALSGTYYFDKHNVFVNARLFRTQDGLVLRTANMVFPQTPVTKAMLARGTGMRLRAAQTDVKALADVKDDTSLQFMFQQNTLH, via the coding sequence ATGCGCATCGCACCCCTGCTGACCGCCCTGCTGGCCGCCCTGCTGGCCCTGCCCGCCCTGCCCGCCGGGGCCGACGACGCCACCGCCGCCCGCCTGGCCCGGCGCAACGCCGACGCCGCAGGCCAGCAGGCCACCTTCGACCCCGGCGCCGGAACCACGGCCACGCCCATGGGCAAGGCCCATGTGGACGGCGCGCGCCGCCCCATCTACGGCACCCCCGGCGTCAACGCGGGCGTCCTGGCGCCCGACGGCGCCGGAGGCTACGTCTGGGTCGGCACCAGCGCGCCCGTGCCCATGCCCGCCGAGGAGCACGCCGCCGCCCGCGAAATCCGCCTGCAGATCCGCGAGATGGCCGCCCAGCTCTTCGAGCGCGGCACCCAGGGCCTGGGCGGCGGCGTGGCCCTGCCCGCGTCCTTCGTGAACCAGGACAACCTGGACAGCTCGTCGGCCTTCGGGCGCTACATCGCCGAGCAGATGTTCTACGAGCTGAACCAGCTGGGCGTCCCGGTACGCGAATACCGCACCATGGCGCACATCAAGACCCGCCCCGAGGAGGGCGAGTTCGTCATGACGCGCGACATGGCCCAGGCCGCGCGCCCGCGCCCCTCGGGGCTGGCCCTGTCGGGCACCTACTATTTCGACAAGCACAACGTGTTCGTCAACGCGCGGCTGTTCCGCACCCAGGACGGGCTGGTCCTGCGCACGGCCAACATGGTCTTCCCCCAGACGCCGGTGACCAAGGCCATGCTGGCCCGGGGCACCGGGATGCGCCTGCGGGCCGCCCAGACCGACGTCAAGGCCCTGGCCGACGTGAAGGACGACACCAGCCTGCAGTTCATGTTCCAGCAGAACACGCTCCACTAG
- a CDS encoding FlgO family outer membrane protein, which yields MPKASTPLVTLAPVLVLALTLTLALGTPARASQSVPETAAGIAAQLDAQLVDRLQLVEGPARGTSLILSTPVDLGDLEKSSPLARLMGEELAAWFVANGYRVQEVRKAKSLMLDPATGELALSRDVRLLDSRSQQSEVTLTGTYSQTSRNVRFNIRLLHAPTGEVLAMAAGTVRLTPETSELLDTDARAQAARIRPSVDTAWVPRTAQTLGMSQWSLPAPVRAMTPPVQDPMVLDFTE from the coding sequence ATGCCCAAGGCGTCAACGCCCCTCGTGACCCTGGCCCCCGTTCTGGTTCTGGCCCTGACCCTGACCCTGGCCCTGGGCACCCCGGCCCGGGCCAGCCAGAGCGTGCCCGAAACCGCCGCCGGAATCGCCGCGCAGCTCGACGCCCAGCTCGTGGATCGCCTGCAACTGGTGGAAGGCCCGGCCCGGGGCACCTCGCTCATCCTCTCCACCCCCGTGGACCTGGGCGACCTGGAAAAAAGCTCGCCCCTGGCCCGGCTCATGGGCGAAGAGCTGGCGGCCTGGTTCGTGGCCAACGGCTACCGCGTGCAGGAGGTGCGCAAGGCCAAGAGCCTGATGCTCGACCCCGCCACCGGCGAGCTGGCCCTGTCGCGCGACGTGCGCCTGCTGGACAGCCGCTCCCAGCAGAGCGAAGTCACCCTCACCGGCACCTACAGCCAGACCTCGCGCAACGTGCGCTTCAACATCCGCCTGCTGCACGCGCCCACGGGCGAGGTGCTGGCCATGGCCGCAGGCACCGTCCGCCTGACGCCGGAGACCAGCGAGCTGCTGGACACGGACGCCCGGGCCCAGGCCGCGCGAATCCGCCCCAGCGTGGACACCGCCTGGGTGCCGCGCACGGCCCAGACCCTGGGCATGTCCCAGTGGAGCCTGCCCGCGCCGGTGCGCGCCATGACCCCCCCGGTCCAGGACCCGATGGTCCTCGACTTCACGGAATAG